One window of the Cryptococcus gattii WM276 chromosome E, complete sequence genome contains the following:
- a CDS encoding uncharacterized protein (Similar to TIGR gene model, INSD accession AAW43560.1) — protein MPKSSLASLPTDVQSHVNQAIDSLRDLIPPDPSFVSEDIKDVIFKTVDELNDDMRKLSLAIHDNPELGFKEFEARKNLVAALKKLGFDISNPSKLETAFVATYTRGKGGRTFGFNAEFDALPQIGHACGHNLIAIIAVVSAAALKAAMEACDISGTVKVIGSPAEEDGGGKIHLLKQGIYDDIDACGMAHPVGGMGPSEFSGSCPIGGPATLSRSGLEIEFHGRGAHAGSAPWMGVNALDAAVQGYTAVSMLRQQLEPTMRVHGIILGSENWVTNIIPNYSKVSFGTRALDTKQCVDLREKVITCFKSAAESTGCSCKIKAPDDEVYAETRNNEKLAHAYQIFMARAFGDKIQLEGVNTASTDFGNVCYNLPGFHPMFDIPSEEGSSNHTPGFADAARTSEAHNCAIKVAKGLAVIAAKFVTDDNFANETKQAFEKLKEEVGNSEGQSKKE, from the exons ATGCCCAAATCATCTCTTGCCTCCCTTCCAACTGATGTTCAATCCCATGTCAACCAAGCAATCGATTCCCTTCGGGACCTTATTCCACCCGACCCTTCTTTTGTTTCAGAAGACATCAAGGATGTCATCTTCAAAACTGTCGATGAGCTCAATGACGATATGAGGAAGCTAAGCCTTGCGATCCATGATAATCCAGAACTTGGTTTTAAAGAGTT TGAAGCTCGGAAAAACCTTGTCGCAGCCCTGAAGAAGTTAGGGTTCGACATTAGTAATCCAAGTAAGCTGGAAACAGCATTCGTAGCAACATATACTAGAGGAAAAGGCGGTCGAACATTTGGCTTTAACGCAGAGTTCGATGCTCTCCCCCAGATTGGGCATG CATGTGGCCACAATCTCATTGCCATAATTGCAGTGGTGAGCGCCGCCGCTCTAAAAGCTGCTATGGAAGCTTGTGATATCTCCGGAACAGTCAAAGTCATTGGTAGCCCTG CGGAAGAGGATGGCGGAGGCAAAATTCATCTTCTCAAACAAGGCATTTATGACGATATCGATGCCTGTGGCATGGCACATCCTGTGGGTGGTATGGGTCCCTCTGAGTTTAGTGGTTCATGCCCTATTGGCGGACCTGCTAC TCTTTCACGGTCAGGACTTGAAATCGAGTTCCACGGTCGAGGTGCTCATGCCGGT TCCGCTCCTTGGATGGGTGTCAATGCCCTTGATGCCGCTGTTCAAGGCT ATACGGCAGTGTCGATGCTCCGTCAGCAACTCGAACCCACCATGCGTGTTCATGGGATCATACTTGGTTCAGAGAACTGGGTAACAAACATCATTCCAAATT ACTCAAAGGTGTCATTTGGCACTCGTGCTTTGGATACGAAGCAGTGTGTTGACCTGAGAGAAAAGGTTATCACCTGTTTTAAATCGGCAGCTGA ATCTACTGGCTGCTCATGTAAAATCAAGGCACCTGATGATG AGGTCTATGCGGAGACCAGAAACAATGAGAAGCTAGCCCATGCTTATCAGATATTTATGGCCAGGGCTTTCGGTGACAAAATCCAGCTTGAAGGTGTGAATACCGCCAGTACTGATTTCG GCAACGTGTGTTACAATCTTCCGGGTTTCCACCCCATGTTTGACATTCCTTCGGAAGAAGGCTCAAGCAATCACACTCCTGGTTTCGCTGACGCTGCGCGTACATCCGAAGCGCACAACTGTGCCATAAAAGTAGCGAAAGGTCTTGCCGTCATTGCTGCAAAATTCGTCACCGATGATAACTTCGCCAATGAGACTAAACAGGCTTTTGAGAAGctcaaagaagaagtagGAAACAGTGAAGGCCAAAGCAAGAAGGAGTAA
- a CDS encoding Cellulase, putative (Similar to TIGR gene model, INSD accession AAW43562.1) has protein sequence MRLLSPFFIVPLAVVSALPALQTVDDQKRSVNVGWPYGTNKIRGVNIGGWLVTEPFITPSLFEATGNNDIVDEWTFCQYQDYNTAQAALKNHWDTWFTEDDFARIAAAGLNHVRIPIGFWAYDVQGGEPYIQGQADYLDRAIGWARNHNLAVIIDLHGAPGSQNGYDNSGRRGNADWATDNTNVERTKNVIAQLSQKYSDPQYYGVVTALALLNEPATYLNDQLLQTARQYWYDAYGAARYPFGNSDKSGLALVIHDGFQPLSTFDSYMVEPEFEDVLLDTHNYQVFNDEYVAWNWDQHISSVCNLASTYSSSPLWLVVGEWSLASTDCAKYLNGRGINARYDGSYPGSSYIGSCEDKSNDVSKFSNEYKDFMHKFWNVQTQLYEQNGQGWIHWTWKTESAADWSYEAGLDGGWIPWDAGSHDVSLSSLCG, from the exons ATGCGTTTGCTCAGCCCATTTTTCATAGTGCCCTTGGCGGTCGTCAGTGCCCTCCCTGCCTTACAGACTGTGGATGATCAAAAACGATCCGTTAATGTCGGCTGGCCTTATGGAACTAACAAGATTAGGGGCGTCAACATTGGCGGA TGGCTGGTGACTGAACCTTTCATCACTCCCTCGCTGTTTGAAGCTACAGGAAACAATGATATCGTCGATGAATGGACTTTTTGTCAGTATCAGGATTATAACACTGCTCAAGCTGCGTTGAAGAATCATTGGGATACCTGGTTCACAGAGGATGATTTTGCCCGAATTGCCG CTGCTGGTCTGAACCATGTTCGCATTCCTATCGGATTTTGGGCATATGATGTCCAAGGTGGTGAGCCATACATTCAAGGACAAGCCGACTATCTGGATAGAGCTATTGGATGGGCCAGGAATCACAATCTCGCTGTCATAATAGATCTCCACGGAGCCCCTG GGTCGCAAAATGGTTATGATAATTCTGGAAGGAGGGGTAATGCCGACTG GGCCACCGATAATACCAATGTCGAGAGAACGAAGAATGTGATCGCTCAGCTCAGCCAGAAATACTCTGACCCCCAATACTACGGGGTTGTTACCGCTCTCGCACTTTTGAACG AACCGGCCACTTATCTTAACGACCAGCTTCTTCAGACTGCCCGCCAGTACTGGTATGATGCCTACGGAGCGGCCAGATATCCTTTTGGGAATAGCGACAAGTCCGGCCTAGCTCTTGTCATTCACGACGGCTTCCAACCCCTCAGCACCTTTGATAGCTATATGGTAGAACCGGAATTTGAAGATGTCCTGCTCGATACGCATAACTATCAGGTTTTTAATGACGAGTATGTCGCTTGGAACTGGGATCAGCATATCTCG AGCGTCTGTAATCTGGCTAGTACTTACAGCAGCTCTCCTCTATGGCTCGTTGTGGGCGAGTGGTCTTTAGCCTCGACTGATTGCGCTAAATATCTAAACGGCCGAGGTATCAATGCCCGTTATGACGGCTCGTACCCAGGTTCATCGTACATCGGATCTTGTGAAGACAAGTCAAATGATGTCAGCAAATTTTCGAA CGAGTACAAAGACTTCATGCACAAGTTTTGGAACGTCCAAACACAATTGTATGAACAAAATGGGCAAGGTTGGATCCATTGGACCTGGAAGACAGAAAGTGCCGCAGACTGGTCCTACGAAGCCGGCCTTGATGGCGGATGGATCCCCTGGGACGCAGGCTCTCATGATGTCTCCCTTTCTTCGTTATGTGGCTAG
- a CDS encoding Hypothetical Protein (Similar to TIGR gene model, INSD accession AAW43558.1): protein MSLPTLKHFILQAELLQAYRLAVRATKPLPDPQTRRETLDFLRSDLERLRQEHDLDTLQSHLSSFRKLVKQMTPSFSFSGSNTGSRLIGQRRRAQG, encoded by the exons ATGTCTTTGCCAACACTGAAACAC TTCATCCTTCAAGCCGAACTACTACAAGCTTATCGCCTTGCGGTTCGCGCTACCAAGC CCTTGCCAGATCCGCAAACTCGAAGAGAGACCCTGGACTTCCTGCGGTCAGATTTAGAAAGGCTGCGACAGGAACATGACCTG GATACTCTGCAATCCCATCTATCGTCATTCAGGAAGCTTGTTAAACAAATGACGCCAAGCTTTTCTTTTTCGGGGAGCAATACTGGCTCAAGGCTCATCGGTCAGCGACGGCGGGCTCAGGGATAA
- a CDS encoding Hypothetical Protein (Similar to TIGR gene model, INSD accession AAW43556.1), protein MPHSRTLVYYFRRLTQLLSIIVGASSAVAALWSLLLLPLLHASLSARKSLVEGQIQSMGTLLEGVVGLQAKLFHFSSLQPDKGAEGESVEADLSTVTAIKEIDSYAASTSSKTDSDMPAAIFPFLGLRALSQSIHNLTTVLDATSTTRISLISTLESYTSHIHRQLFLAKSPGYTSNRFTVGLGTLSENLKMEGEHEKKGEEWDAVRKEVRAVKGLLLNRRAFPSNLGNK, encoded by the coding sequence ATGCCCCACTCACGTACTCTCGTGTACTACTTTCGTCGTTTGACACAGCTGCTATCAATCATTGTGGGGGCTTCTTCGGCTGTGGCTGCGCTATGGTCACTCCTTCTGCTCCCATTACTGCATGCGTCGCTCTCTGCTCGAAAATCACTTGTCGAAGGGCAAATCCAGTCCATGGGCACTCTTTTGGAAGGAGTAGTTGGTCTGCAAGCAAAGCTTTTTCACTTTTCCTCCTTACAACCGGATAAGGGGGCCGAGGGAGAATCTGTTGAAGCAGACTTGTCGACTGTCACAGCTATCAAAGAGATCGATTCCTACGCGGCCTCCACAAGTTCTAAAACAGACTCTGACATGCCAGCTGCAATATTCCCCTTTCTGGGCTTGCGGGCGCTCTCCCAATCTATTCACAACCTCACCACCGTGCTTGATGCGACATCAACCACTAGGATCTCCCTCATATCTACTCTCGAATCATACACTTCACACATCCATCGACAACTGTTTTTGGCGAAATCTCCGGGATATACGAGTAATAGGTTTACGGTTGGATTAGGGACTCTGAGCGAGAACCTGAAAATGGAAGGCGAACACGAGAAAAAAGGTGAAGAATGGGATGCTGTGAGGAAGGAAGTGAGGGCCGTTAAAGGGCTATTGCTAAATAGGAGAGCTTTCCCTTCCAATCTTGGGAACAAGTAG